One window from the genome of Macaca fascicularis isolate 582-1 chromosome 7, T2T-MFA8v1.1 encodes:
- the DCAF5 gene encoding DDB1- and CUL4-associated factor 5 isoform X5, whose translation MTSTCICGEFLQIQKQIWSPYKQPGCTGDLDGRIEDDSRCLYTHEEYISLVLNSGSGLSHDYANQSVQEDPRMMAFFDSLVRREIEGWSSDSDSDLSESTILQLHAGVSERSGYTDSESSASLPRSPPPTVDESADNAFHLGPLRVTTTNAVASTPPTPTCEDAASRQQRLSALRRYQDKRLLALSNESDSEENVCEVELDTDLFPRPRSPSPEDESSSSSSSSSSEDEEELNERRASTWQRNAMRRRQKTTREDRPSAPVKPTNTYIGEDNYDYPQIKVDDLSSSPTSSPERSTSTLEIQPSRASPTSDIESVERKIYKAYKWLRYSYISYSNNKDGETSLVTGEADEGRAGTSHKDNPAPSSSKEACLNIAMAQRKQDLPPEGCSKDAFKEETPRNPSNGPGHEHSSHAWAEVPEGTSQDTGNSGSVEHPFETKKLNGKALSSRAEEPPSPSVPKASGSTLNIGSGNCPRTQSDDSEERSLETICANHNNGRLHPRPIHPHNNGQNLGELEAVAYSSPGHSDTDRDNLSLTGTLLHKDCCGSEMACETPSAGTREDPTDTPAIDSSRAVHGHSGLKRHRIELEDTDSENSSSEKKLKT comes from the coding sequence ATCTGGAGCCCATACAAGCAGCCAGGATGTACTGGAGACCTCGATGGTCGGATTGAGGACGATTCCCGCTGCCTTTATACCCATGAAGAGTACATCAGCCTTGTGCTGAACAGTGGGAGTGGCCTGTCACATGACTACGCCAACCAGTCGGTCCAGGAAGACCCGCGGATGATGGCCTTCTTTGACTCCCTGGTACGCCGAGAGATCGAGGGCTGGAGCTCTGACTCAGACAGTGACCTCAGTGAGAGTACTATCCTGCAACTGCACGCAGGGGTCAGCGAGCGCTCAGGCTACACTGACTCAGAGTCTTCGGCCTCACTGCCTCGCTCCCCGCCTCCCACAGTAGATGAGTCTGCCGACAACGCCTTCCACCTGGGGCCCCTGCGGGTCACCACCACAAACGCAGTAGCCTCAACTCCACCAACACCCACGTGTGAGGACGCAGCCTCTCGCCAGCAGCGTCTGTCTGCTCTGCGGCGCTACCAAGACAAACGCCTCCTGGCCCTTTCCAATGAGTCCGATTCTGAGGAGAATGTCTGTGAGGTGGAACTAGACACAGATCTCTTTCCCCGGCCACGGTCACCCAGCCCCGAAGATGAATCCAGCAGTTCCAGCAGCTCTAGCAGCTCCGAGGATGAGGAGGAGCTGAATGAACGCCGAGCCTCTACCTGGCAGCGGAATGCCATGCGGCGTCGACAGAAGACAACCCGAGAAGACAGGCCCAGTGCCCCAGTCAAGCCCACCAACACTTACATTGGAGAAGACAACTATGATTACCCCCAGATCAAAGTGGAtgacctctcctcctcccccacctcatCTCCTGAGCGGAGCACTTCCACACTAGAGATTCAGCCAAGCCGGGCCTCACCGACTTCTGACATAGAATCAGTTGAGCGAAAAATTTATAAAGCTTACAAGTGGCTCCGCTACTCTTATATCTCCTACTCAAATAACAAAGATGGAGAGACCTCCTTGGTGACCGGGGAGGCAGATGAAGGGAGAGCAGGAACCAGCCACAAAGACAACCCAGCCCCTTCTTCCAGTAAGGAAGCCTGTCTAAACATAGCAATGGCCCAGAGGAAACAGGACCTGCCCCCTGAAGGCTGCAGCAAGGACGCTTTTAAAGAAGAGACTCCTAGAAATCCCAGCAATGGCCCAGGCCATGAGCACAGCAGCCATGCTTGGGCAGAGGTGCCAGAAGGTACCTCTCAGGACACTGGCAATAGCGGCTCTGTAGAGCACCCTTTTGAAACCAAGAAGCTCAATGGAAAGGCCCTGAGTAGTCGGGCTGAGGAGCCGCCTTCTCCTTCTGTCCCCAAGGCATCTGGCTCCACTCTCAACATCGGGTCTGGCAACTGTCCCAGGACCCAGTCTGATGACAGTGAGGAGAGGAGCCTCGAAACCATCTGTGCCAACCACAACAATGGACGCTTACACCCTCGTCCCATTCACCCTCACAATAACGGGCAGAACTTGGGGGAGCTGGAGGCGGTGGCCTACTCTTCCCCAGGACACTCAGACACTGACCGTGATAACTTGTCCCTGACAGGGACACTTCTACACAAAGATTGTTGCGGGTCTGAAATGGCCTGTGAGACCCCCAGTGCTGGAACAAGAGAGGACCCCACTGACACCCCAGCCATAGATAGCAGCAGGGCTGTTCATGGCCACAGTGGCCTCAAAAGGCACCGAATTGAATTGGAAGATACAGATTCAGAGAATTCCTCCtcagagaagaaattaaaaacatga